Proteins encoded together in one Synechococcus sp. A15-62 window:
- a CDS encoding TrkH family potassium uptake protein: MPIGRAIERSQGWHRRLTVPQFTVVTGLLVVLIGTLLLATPLCSSSSVGLWEALFTATSAITVTGLSIIDIGTDLTTFGQAVLALMILAGGLGLMAITTFLQGFVVQGTALRRRLDRGQALDEFGVGGVGRTFRGIALTATLVILVGAVILYHFGFDDIPNHGERLWAAVFHSISAYNNAGFGLWSDSLERYRSNGVVNAVVMLLIVTGGLGWRVTSDLSTQLLPRRRSRRRLSLHSRLVLRTSMLLIAFGAGGLALTEWLNQGEIFAGMPWSERWLTALFESVTARTAGFSTVPLSLDTVTESSLLLLMVLMFIGASPGGTGGGIKTTTVAALMAATRSTLRGREVVVIRNRTINDKVVLRAVGITVGSLLFVMAMAMLISIASNLNGKDSFTFMEMLFTCISAFATVGLDLGVTVELPRFGQAVLMVGMFVGRLGILLLLSAIWEAMTQEQIQMNRQNRIGYPSEDLYV; the protein is encoded by the coding sequence GTGCCGATCGGAAGGGCCATCGAACGCAGCCAGGGCTGGCATCGTCGGCTCACGGTTCCCCAGTTCACCGTGGTGACCGGCTTGCTGGTGGTGCTGATCGGCACCCTGCTGCTGGCCACTCCCCTGTGCTCCTCAAGCAGCGTTGGGCTTTGGGAAGCGTTGTTCACCGCCACATCCGCCATCACCGTGACGGGCCTGTCGATCATCGACATCGGCACAGATCTCACGACCTTCGGCCAGGCGGTGCTGGCCCTGATGATCCTGGCGGGGGGCCTTGGCTTGATGGCCATCACCACGTTTCTCCAGGGCTTCGTGGTGCAGGGGACAGCCTTGCGACGCCGGCTGGACCGGGGGCAGGCCCTGGATGAATTCGGTGTGGGAGGCGTCGGGCGCACGTTTCGTGGCATTGCCCTGACGGCGACGCTGGTGATCCTGGTGGGGGCTGTGATCCTGTATCACTTCGGCTTCGATGACATCCCCAACCACGGAGAACGCCTCTGGGCGGCGGTGTTCCACAGCATCTCGGCTTACAACAACGCGGGGTTCGGGCTCTGGAGCGACAGCCTCGAGCGCTACCGCAGCAACGGAGTTGTGAATGCCGTAGTGATGCTGCTGATCGTGACCGGCGGCCTGGGGTGGCGGGTGACCAGCGATCTGAGCACGCAGCTGCTGCCCAGGCGGCGAAGCCGCCGCCGTCTGAGCCTCCATTCACGGCTGGTGCTGCGCACCAGCATGCTTTTGATCGCCTTCGGAGCTGGGGGACTGGCCCTGACGGAATGGTTAAACCAGGGCGAGATCTTCGCAGGGATGCCGTGGTCCGAGCGCTGGCTCACGGCCTTGTTCGAATCAGTCACGGCACGCACCGCCGGCTTCAGCACCGTGCCGCTCTCGCTCGACACCGTCACCGAATCCAGCCTGCTGTTGCTGATGGTGCTGATGTTCATCGGTGCCAGCCCTGGCGGCACCGGTGGTGGGATCAAAACCACCACAGTGGCCGCCTTGATGGCGGCCACCCGCTCCACCCTGCGGGGGCGGGAGGTGGTCGTGATCCGCAACAGAACCATCAACGACAAGGTGGTGCTGCGGGCCGTTGGCATCACGGTGGGCTCCCTCCTGTTCGTGATGGCCATGGCGATGCTGATCAGCATCGCCAGCAATTTGAACGGCAAGGATTCGTTCACCTTCATGGAAATGCTGTTCACCTGCATTTCCGCCTTCGCCACGGTGGGGCTGGATCTGGGGGTGACCGTTGAACTTCCCCGCTTCGGTCAGGCTGTGCTGATGGTGGGGATGTTTGTGGGACGGCTGGGGATCCTGCTGCTGCTGAGTGCGATCTGGGAAGCGATGACCCAGGAACAAATCCAGATGAATCGCCAGAATCGAATCGGTTACCCCAGCGAGGATCTGTATGTCTGA
- a CDS encoding TrkA family potassium uptake protein: MKEWWQWSPAQGSERLGFAIIGVGRFGIAVCRELLQNGADVLAVDRSERAVDELRQVEPSVEARVVDCTDEEALREAGVLDMGTVVVAISEPIEASITATLIAKDSEGSRVRQVIARATSDLHEKMLKRVGADRVIFPSRMQGERLGLELVRPNLMERLALDEQHCIEEIKVPEPFVGRSLRDLNLRKNFRVNVLAAGPQSSLMVNPPASHVLEEGHLLVVMGLVDDLQRLPKN; the protein is encoded by the coding sequence ATGAAGGAGTGGTGGCAGTGGAGCCCAGCGCAGGGCAGCGAGAGACTCGGCTTCGCGATCATCGGCGTGGGCCGTTTCGGCATCGCCGTTTGCCGGGAACTGCTCCAGAACGGAGCGGATGTGCTGGCCGTGGACCGCTCAGAGCGGGCGGTGGATGAACTGCGTCAGGTGGAGCCCAGCGTGGAGGCCCGCGTCGTGGACTGCACCGACGAAGAGGCCCTGCGGGAAGCCGGCGTGCTCGACATGGGCACTGTGGTGGTGGCGATCAGTGAACCGATCGAGGCCAGCATCACCGCCACCTTGATCGCCAAAGACAGCGAGGGCAGCCGCGTGCGCCAGGTGATCGCGAGGGCAACAAGCGATCTGCACGAAAAAATGCTGAAGCGGGTGGGGGCCGACCGGGTGATCTTTCCCTCGCGCATGCAGGGGGAGCGTCTGGGGCTGGAGCTGGTGCGCCCCAACCTGATGGAACGGCTGGCCCTGGATGAACAGCACTGCATCGAGGAGATCAAGGTTCCTGAACCGTTTGTGGGCCGCTCGCTCCGGGATCTGAATCTGCGCAAGAACTTCAGGGTGAACGTGCTGGCGGCAGGACCGCAAAGCAGCCTGATGGTGAACCCACCCGCCTCCCACGTGCTGGAGGAGGGGCACCTTCTTGTGGTGATGGGACTGGTGGACGACCTGCAGCGGCTACCCAAAAACTGA
- a CDS encoding anhydro-N-acetylmuramic acid kinase has translation MHCLGLMSGTSADGVDAVLARFDGPPQRPQWSLLRHHHQPYPLKLQRQVVAAGQGAPMPAALWLELAEAITEVQAEAALACDPDAKAELIGCHGQTVWHRPAAEGARGASWQMLQAPLLAHRLQRPVVHDFRAADLALGGQGAPLVPRADAALLGSTQGWRALLNLGGIANLTLIPPCSGNDRHAAVLGWDCGPANSLIDLGMRQFTNGAQSFDQGGAMAAQGHADEVWIQRWLEEEYFQLAPPKSTGRECFGQADLNRRLKQLGGASAADAIATLTAFSAAVVAQDLEHLRQSVGIAPIELITAGGGSQNPVLIHELRRRCRGAQLDESSSLGVPTEAREALVFALLAWWHERRHPGNVPAVTGASREAVLGVRVNPA, from the coding sequence ATGCACTGCCTCGGGCTGATGAGCGGAACCAGTGCTGACGGTGTTGACGCCGTGCTGGCGCGCTTCGACGGCCCACCCCAGCGTCCTCAGTGGTCCCTGCTTCGCCACCACCATCAGCCCTATCCGCTCAAACTGCAGCGGCAGGTGGTGGCAGCCGGCCAGGGCGCACCGATGCCGGCTGCCCTCTGGCTGGAGCTGGCCGAAGCCATCACGGAGGTGCAAGCCGAGGCGGCCCTGGCCTGCGACCCCGATGCCAAAGCTGAGCTGATCGGCTGCCATGGCCAGACCGTCTGGCACCGCCCCGCGGCCGAAGGAGCACGAGGGGCCAGCTGGCAGATGCTGCAGGCCCCACTGCTGGCCCATCGGCTGCAAAGGCCCGTGGTGCATGACTTCCGCGCCGCTGATCTGGCGCTTGGTGGGCAGGGAGCACCGCTCGTGCCCCGGGCCGATGCGGCACTGCTGGGGAGCACGCAGGGCTGGCGGGCACTGTTGAACCTGGGCGGCATTGCCAACCTCACCCTGATCCCCCCCTGCAGTGGAAACGACCGCCATGCCGCGGTCTTGGGCTGGGACTGCGGACCAGCCAACAGCCTGATCGACCTGGGCATGCGCCAGTTCACCAATGGCGCCCAAAGCTTCGACCAGGGTGGGGCGATGGCAGCGCAGGGCCATGCGGATGAGGTCTGGATCCAGCGCTGGCTCGAGGAGGAGTACTTCCAGCTGGCACCTCCGAAATCCACGGGACGGGAGTGTTTCGGACAGGCCGACCTCAACCGGCGCCTGAAACAACTCGGTGGAGCCTCAGCGGCAGATGCCATCGCCACTTTGACGGCCTTTTCCGCGGCTGTGGTTGCCCAGGATCTGGAGCACCTGCGCCAGAGCGTTGGCATCGCACCGATCGAACTGATCACAGCCGGGGGCGGCAGCCAAAACCCGGTGTTGATCCATGAGCTGCGGCGACGCTGCCGAGGCGCGCAGCTCGATGAAAGCAGCAGTCTGGGGGTGCCGACGGAAGCCCGAGAAGCCCTGGTCTTCGCGTTGCTGGCCTGGTGGCACGAAAGGAGGCATCCCGGCAATGTCCCTGCCGTCACCGGAGCCAGCAGGGAAGCCGTGCTCGGGGTGCGGGTGAATCCGGCCTAA
- a CDS encoding ATP-binding cassette domain-containing protein: MLRLENVSKIYPTGEVLRAVTWEVKPGDRIGLVGVNGAGKSTQMRLIAGHEEPTSGQVVRQGEPRIAYLQQEFDVDLERTVRQELFQAFGEAAEVMNQQKQVEEAMGSERAAEDPDHLDELIQQLGKLQSRFEALHGYELDARIDKLLPTIGFTPESAELQVKDYSGGWQMRIALGKILLQEPDLLLLDEPTNHLDVETIQWLENYLLEQSAALVVISHDRTFLDRVCNQIVSTERGVSRSYLGNYTAHLEQKQLEREATQSAFERQQKEIATQQAYIDRFRASATRSTQAKSREKQLDKVERVEAPIESVAGPSFQFPPAPRSGAQVALIDNLTHSYGDKILFLGAELEVERGDRIAFVGPNGAGKSTLLRLVMGVETPDEGSARLGEHNVIAGYFEQNQAEALDLSKTVIDTMYEAVPDWTQTQVRSLLGSFCFSNDTVFKEVGKLSGGEKARLALALMLLTPCNLLVLDEPTNHLDIPAKQMLEDALMAYEGAALLVSHDRYFISRVANRIVELRDGELVMYRGDYNYYLDKKEEERTAAKEKELAAEREAKRKANKEKQKARDARRKKAA, translated from the coding sequence GTGCTGCGACTCGAAAACGTCAGCAAGATCTACCCCACGGGAGAAGTGCTCCGCGCCGTGACCTGGGAGGTGAAACCCGGAGACAGAATCGGCCTGGTGGGGGTGAACGGCGCCGGCAAGTCCACCCAGATGCGTCTGATCGCCGGACACGAAGAGCCCACAAGCGGCCAGGTGGTTCGGCAGGGGGAGCCCCGCATTGCCTACCTCCAGCAGGAATTCGACGTGGACCTGGAGCGCACGGTGCGCCAGGAACTGTTTCAAGCCTTCGGCGAAGCGGCCGAGGTGATGAACCAGCAGAAGCAGGTGGAAGAGGCGATGGGCTCCGAACGGGCAGCGGAGGACCCCGATCATCTGGACGAGCTGATCCAACAACTTGGAAAGCTGCAAAGCCGTTTCGAAGCGCTGCATGGCTACGAGCTCGATGCCCGCATCGACAAGCTCCTGCCCACGATCGGCTTCACCCCAGAGAGCGCTGAGCTGCAGGTGAAGGACTATTCCGGGGGCTGGCAGATGCGGATCGCCCTGGGGAAAATCCTGCTGCAGGAACCGGATCTGCTGCTGCTGGACGAACCCACCAACCATCTGGATGTCGAGACCATCCAGTGGCTGGAGAACTACCTGCTGGAGCAGAGCGCAGCCCTTGTGGTGATTAGCCACGACCGCACCTTCCTCGACCGGGTCTGCAATCAGATCGTCTCCACCGAACGGGGGGTGTCCCGGAGCTACCTCGGCAACTACACCGCCCACCTGGAGCAGAAGCAACTGGAGCGGGAGGCCACACAGTCGGCCTTCGAACGGCAGCAGAAGGAAATCGCCACGCAACAGGCCTACATCGATCGCTTCCGCGCCAGTGCCACCCGCAGCACCCAGGCCAAAAGCCGTGAGAAGCAGCTGGACAAGGTGGAACGGGTGGAGGCACCGATCGAATCCGTGGCCGGGCCGAGTTTTCAGTTTCCGCCTGCCCCACGCTCCGGAGCCCAGGTTGCCCTGATCGACAACCTCACCCACAGCTATGGGGACAAAATTCTGTTCCTGGGTGCTGAGCTGGAGGTGGAGCGGGGCGACCGCATTGCCTTCGTCGGCCCCAATGGTGCGGGCAAATCCACTCTGCTGCGGCTGGTGATGGGGGTTGAAACCCCCGATGAAGGCAGTGCCCGGCTCGGGGAGCACAACGTGATTGCGGGGTACTTCGAACAGAACCAGGCCGAAGCCCTGGACCTGTCCAAGACCGTGATCGACACGATGTACGAAGCGGTTCCCGACTGGACCCAGACCCAGGTTCGTTCGCTGCTGGGCAGTTTCTGCTTCAGCAACGACACGGTGTTCAAAGAAGTCGGGAAGCTCAGTGGGGGAGAAAAGGCCCGCCTGGCCCTGGCCCTGATGCTGCTCACCCCCTGCAATCTGCTGGTTTTGGATGAGCCCACCAACCACCTCGACATCCCCGCCAAGCAGATGCTCGAGGACGCCTTGATGGCCTACGAAGGAGCCGCACTGCTGGTCTCCCACGACCGCTATTTCATCTCCCGCGTGGCCAACCGCATCGTGGAACTGCGGGACGGAGAGCTGGTGATGTATCGCGGGGATTACAACTACTACCTCGATAAAAAAGAAGAGGAAAGGACAGCCGCCAAGGAGAAAGAACTGGCTGCAGAACGGGAGGCCAAGCGGAAGGCCAACAAGGAGAAGCAAAAGGCACGGGACGCCCGCCGTAAAAAGGCGGCCTGA
- a CDS encoding trypsin-like peptidase domain-containing protein has protein sequence MRSVEAADRPEAVVNSPSRSLVASALAGGLLVAGVSSLPLIVGLEQAEARPAIRRDSFVAAAVKRSGPAVVSLETARTVNQSSVAGVPPALMQDPLFRQFFGIPRSTAPRSRVQRGQGSGVIFDAKGLLLTNAHVVEGADQLTVDLSDGRRVPAQVVGKDSLTDLAVVRLDGPGPWPVADLGDSDRLSVGDWAIAVGNPFGLESTVTLGIISNLNRNVAQLGISGKRLDLIQTDAAINPGNSGGPLLNADGEVIGINTLVRSGPGAGLGFAIPINRARAIAQQLVASGKARHPVIGIRLSPVPRPTPTSPVPPGAVIRAVQPGGPADRAGLKVDDVITRFDGEAVADPAAVVSAIERRGVGATVALEVKRGQELVTIDVKPVDLSALTPG, from the coding sequence CTGCGTAGCGTCGAGGCAGCCGATCGCCCTGAAGCTGTGGTCAACTCCCCGTCCCGCTCGCTTGTCGCCTCTGCTTTGGCGGGGGGATTGCTGGTGGCCGGCGTGTCGTCGCTTCCCTTGATCGTTGGCCTCGAGCAGGCCGAGGCCCGCCCGGCGATCCGTAGGGACTCATTCGTTGCAGCCGCTGTCAAGCGCAGTGGTCCGGCAGTGGTCAGCTTGGAGACGGCCAGGACCGTCAATCAGTCCAGTGTTGCCGGTGTGCCGCCGGCCCTGATGCAGGACCCTTTGTTTCGCCAGTTCTTCGGCATCCCCCGCTCCACAGCCCCGCGCTCAAGGGTGCAGCGCGGTCAAGGCAGTGGAGTGATCTTCGATGCCAAGGGCCTGTTGCTTACCAACGCCCATGTGGTGGAGGGGGCGGATCAACTCACCGTGGACCTCTCCGATGGCAGGAGGGTTCCCGCCCAAGTGGTGGGCAAAGACAGTCTCACCGATCTCGCGGTGGTGCGCCTGGACGGCCCCGGGCCCTGGCCTGTCGCGGATCTGGGGGATTCCGACCGGCTCAGCGTGGGCGACTGGGCGATTGCCGTGGGCAATCCCTTTGGCCTGGAGAGCACGGTGACTCTGGGAATCATCAGCAACCTCAACCGCAACGTTGCTCAGTTGGGCATTTCCGGCAAACGTCTTGATCTGATTCAGACCGACGCGGCAATCAATCCCGGTAACTCGGGCGGGCCACTGCTCAATGCCGACGGTGAGGTGATCGGCATCAACACCCTGGTGCGATCAGGGCCTGGGGCAGGTCTGGGTTTTGCCATCCCGATCAATCGGGCCCGCGCCATCGCCCAGCAGCTGGTGGCCAGCGGCAAGGCCCGTCATCCGGTGATCGGCATCCGTTTGTCGCCGGTCCCTCGGCCCACCCCCACATCCCCGGTGCCGCCAGGTGCGGTGATTCGTGCGGTCCAGCCTGGAGGCCCGGCGGACCGCGCCGGGCTCAAGGTCGATGATGTGATCACGCGATTTGATGGCGAGGCTGTCGCTGACCCCGCTGCGGTGGTCAGTGCCATTGAACGCCGCGGCGTCGGTGCCACGGTTGCGCTTGAGGTGAAGCGTGGTCAGGAGCTGGTCACGATTGACGTCAAGCCAGTCGATCTTTCGGCTTTGACTCCTGGCTGA
- a CDS encoding DUF2973 domain-containing protein has protein sequence MLGSLFPLIYGALFVALLWQAFRVMSKGFRAASGPINSAPSNAPNDRTGQVTVHPELLDSEGRITEEALLTVRFGGDDDDASTAAGPGTE, from the coding sequence ATGCTCGGTTCGCTGTTTCCCCTCATTTACGGAGCGCTGTTCGTGGCCCTGTTGTGGCAGGCCTTCCGCGTGATGAGCAAAGGGTTCCGCGCTGCCAGTGGTCCAATCAACAGCGCGCCCAGCAACGCTCCGAACGACCGCACCGGCCAAGTCACCGTCCACCCGGAACTGCTGGATAGCGAGGGACGCATCACGGAAGAAGCCCTGCTGACGGTGCGCTTTGGCGGTGACGATGACGATGCCTCGACGGCCGCTGGACCCGGCACTGAATAA
- the hrpB gene encoding ATP-dependent helicase HrpB, which translates to MSQFPIDALLEQICSAVRPGQTVLLQAPPGAGKTTRVPLALIGALSEGQSIFDEHQKIWMIEPRRLATKAAAARLAASLGEDIGARIGYSVRGEHKRSGRTQVEVITDGLFLRRLQSDPSLAGVGCVIFDEFHERGRDADLSLALLREARPLLNQDLAVILMSATLDLSDLRERLPEATVLESPGRCYPVDTHHQPPRPDEPLPKQVLRAIEQHALDQPQGSGVLVFLPGLAEIERCRQTLTAAPSLQNWKIQSLHGQLPLQQQSSALQRCDPNQDGSIILASAIAESSLTIDGVRLVIDSGLSRQLRYDPNTRMEGLETAVSSLASAEQRRGRAGRQCPGRCIRLWSPAEQQRRPPFHPPELLLADPQPVLMELAQWGAGLGEELPWLDPPPAAAMQEGQHGLQQLGLLEQDGRISERGRLIGGLGVHPRLGMLLLEAHEQGAPQLGCDLAAILSERDPFDRRQIGSDLEARLNTIQRHPSLRTLSQQLRRQLNRLGASPQERNASVNAGELILAAFPEWLAQQRPGQVGRYQLRQGRGATLLPWDPLQGSPALAVARVDMGGRDTRIQMAVALSQGALESIAEQDGHWHDEASWDPERERVRAERQLKLGALVVRRTPQPSPAAGLCRTLLIEQLKKIASLDALPWTDSSHQLRQRLAWMHQQVGVPWPGRDLTTLLAQADTWLGPSLEGCLGWSDISATALEEALWGDLDWSFRQQLDDLLPRRIPIPSGRQAALHYTADEVILAVKLQEMFGSDDGPHVMNGRIPVTLELLSPAGRPLQRTRDLKGFWQGSYQEVRREMRGRYPKHPWPEDPRQALPTARTKPRSDGRQP; encoded by the coding sequence TTGAGCCAGTTCCCGATCGACGCCCTGTTGGAGCAGATCTGTTCTGCGGTCCGCCCAGGCCAAACAGTTCTGCTCCAGGCACCGCCCGGGGCAGGAAAGACCACAAGGGTCCCCCTGGCACTGATCGGGGCGCTGTCGGAAGGTCAGAGCATTTTTGACGAGCATCAGAAAATCTGGATGATCGAGCCGCGGCGGCTGGCCACCAAAGCTGCCGCCGCCCGCCTTGCTGCAAGCCTTGGAGAAGACATCGGTGCGCGCATCGGTTATTCCGTGCGCGGGGAACACAAGCGATCAGGCCGCACCCAGGTGGAGGTGATCACCGACGGGCTCTTCCTGCGGCGCTTGCAGAGCGACCCCTCGCTGGCTGGGGTGGGGTGCGTGATCTTCGATGAATTTCATGAGCGGGGGCGCGATGCGGACCTATCCCTTGCCTTGCTGCGCGAGGCGAGGCCTCTGCTGAATCAAGATCTCGCCGTGATCTTGATGTCGGCCACGCTGGATCTGTCCGACCTGAGGGAACGGCTCCCCGAAGCGACGGTGCTGGAAAGCCCGGGCCGCTGTTACCCGGTAGACACCCACCATCAACCACCACGGCCGGACGAACCCCTGCCGAAGCAGGTTTTACGGGCCATCGAGCAACACGCACTCGACCAACCGCAGGGCAGCGGTGTTCTGGTCTTCCTGCCGGGGCTGGCGGAGATTGAACGCTGCAGGCAGACCCTGACGGCCGCCCCTTCCCTGCAGAACTGGAAGATTCAGTCGCTGCACGGTCAACTGCCTTTGCAGCAGCAGAGTTCAGCCCTGCAGCGCTGCGACCCAAACCAGGACGGCAGCATCATCCTTGCCAGCGCCATTGCCGAAAGCTCCCTCACGATCGATGGGGTGCGCCTGGTGATTGACAGCGGCCTCAGCCGTCAACTGCGTTACGACCCCAACACCCGCATGGAGGGCCTGGAGACCGCCGTCTCCAGCCTGGCCAGTGCAGAGCAGCGCCGGGGCAGGGCAGGGCGGCAATGCCCGGGCCGCTGCATCCGCCTCTGGTCACCGGCAGAGCAACAGCGACGGCCACCCTTTCACCCCCCTGAACTGTTGCTGGCCGATCCCCAGCCCGTGTTGATGGAATTGGCCCAGTGGGGGGCTGGGCTGGGGGAAGAGCTGCCGTGGTTGGACCCTCCTCCCGCAGCAGCCATGCAGGAGGGACAGCACGGCCTGCAACAGCTCGGCCTGCTGGAGCAGGACGGCCGCATCAGCGAACGGGGACGACTGATCGGCGGCCTCGGCGTTCACCCTCGTCTCGGCATGCTGCTGCTGGAGGCCCATGAACAGGGCGCCCCCCAGCTGGGGTGTGATCTGGCGGCCATCCTCAGTGAACGGGATCCCTTTGACCGCCGCCAGATCGGCAGCGATCTCGAGGCCCGGCTCAACACCATCCAGCGCCATCCATCCCTGCGAACGCTCAGCCAGCAACTTCGCCGCCAACTGAATCGACTGGGTGCCTCACCCCAGGAGCGAAACGCTTCCGTCAATGCTGGCGAGCTGATCCTGGCGGCCTTTCCGGAATGGCTGGCGCAACAGCGTCCAGGCCAGGTCGGTCGCTATCAGCTGCGGCAAGGCCGCGGAGCAACCCTGCTGCCCTGGGATCCGCTCCAGGGCAGTCCAGCCCTGGCCGTCGCCAGGGTCGACATGGGCGGCCGGGACACGCGGATCCAGATGGCCGTGGCCCTGAGTCAGGGCGCCCTGGAGAGCATCGCTGAGCAGGATGGCCACTGGCATGACGAGGCCAGCTGGGATCCCGAACGCGAGCGGGTCCGTGCCGAACGCCAGCTCAAACTGGGGGCATTGGTGGTGCGCCGAACGCCACAACCTTCGCCAGCCGCAGGGCTGTGCCGCACTCTGCTGATCGAACAGCTGAAGAAGATTGCCAGCCTTGATGCCCTGCCCTGGACGGACAGCAGCCATCAGCTGCGCCAACGGCTGGCATGGATGCACCAACAGGTGGGCGTCCCCTGGCCTGGTCGCGATCTGACAACCCTGCTGGCGCAGGCTGACACCTGGCTTGGTCCAAGCCTGGAGGGCTGCCTGGGCTGGAGTGACATCAGCGCGACAGCCTTGGAAGAAGCACTGTGGGGCGATCTGGATTGGAGCTTCAGGCAACAGCTGGATGACCTGCTGCCGCGCCGCATCCCGATCCCCTCCGGCCGGCAAGCCGCGCTGCATTACACCGCCGACGAGGTGATCCTCGCCGTGAAATTGCAGGAGATGTTCGGATCTGACGACGGCCCCCACGTGATGAATGGCCGCATTCCCGTCACGCTGGAACTGCTCTCACCAGCCGGACGCCCCCTGCAGCGCACCCGTGATCTGAAAGGCTTCTGGCAAGGCAGCTACCAGGAAGTGCGCCGGGAGATGCGAGGGCGCTACCCCAAACACCCCTGGCCCGAGGATCCCCGCCAGGCGCTGCCGACGGCCCGGACCAAACCCAGATCGGACGGGCGACAACCTTGA
- a CDS encoding chlorophyll a/b-binding protein, producing MSDNARFGFVNFAETWNGRLAMLGIVIGLGTELLTGQGILSQIGLG from the coding sequence ATGTCCGACAACGCACGCTTCGGCTTCGTCAACTTCGCTGAAACCTGGAACGGTCGTCTGGCAATGCTGGGCATCGTGATCGGCCTCGGCACCGAGCTCCTGACCGGCCAGGGCATCCTGTCCCAGATCGGCCTCGGCTGA
- the xseA gene encoding exodeoxyribonuclease VII large subunit — protein MSADRLPSYSVAELNTAIGSLLERGFAPRFLLEATVSRPQLRKGHLWLTLTDGSASISGVVWASKLAQLSYQPKDGDGVTVVGKLNFWAARASLTVQALDIRPSLSTVLRDFERVRQLLGQEGVIDRSRLRPLPSQPASIAVLTSVPSSALADMLRTAAERWPLTQLIVVPIPVQGSVAPAIISTLEALAERTDEWGLEALVLARGGGSREDLAVFDNEALCRLLANYPIPVVTGLGHEDDLTVADLVADHRAATPTAAIVALLPDREAEREGLTQRQSRLKDALLGRILREHQRLQDRAVALQQQSPKEKIRRKRQELTQKHQLLKALSPERWLKRGLALISNKAGDPISGLESVKIGDQLNIRMSDGSLEARVEQIQPSAPNTTS, from the coding sequence TTGAGCGCTGATCGTCTTCCGAGCTATTCCGTCGCTGAGCTGAACACAGCCATCGGAAGCCTGCTGGAACGCGGCTTTGCGCCGCGTTTTTTGTTGGAAGCCACAGTTTCCCGTCCTCAACTCAGGAAAGGTCACCTCTGGCTCACCCTCACCGACGGGTCAGCCAGCATTTCAGGGGTGGTGTGGGCTTCGAAGCTGGCCCAATTGAGCTATCAACCCAAAGACGGTGACGGCGTCACCGTGGTCGGCAAGCTCAATTTCTGGGCGGCGCGGGCCAGCCTCACTGTTCAGGCGCTGGACATCCGCCCCAGCCTCAGCACGGTGCTGCGCGACTTTGAACGGGTGCGGCAACTGCTGGGACAAGAGGGGGTGATCGACCGCAGCCGTCTGAGACCGCTTCCAAGCCAACCTGCCTCCATCGCGGTGCTCACCAGCGTGCCCAGTTCCGCCCTGGCCGACATGCTGCGCACCGCAGCGGAACGCTGGCCCCTCACGCAACTAATTGTGGTGCCGATTCCGGTTCAGGGTTCCGTGGCACCGGCGATCATCAGCACCCTGGAAGCCCTGGCAGAGCGCACAGACGAATGGGGACTGGAAGCCTTGGTGCTTGCCCGCGGCGGCGGCAGCCGGGAAGACCTCGCGGTGTTCGACAACGAGGCGCTTTGCCGCCTCCTGGCGAACTACCCCATACCGGTGGTGACGGGGCTAGGGCATGAGGACGATCTCACCGTCGCCGATCTGGTGGCAGACCATCGCGCAGCCACGCCCACGGCGGCGATTGTGGCCTTGCTGCCCGACCGCGAGGCGGAACGCGAGGGACTTACACAACGGCAGAGCCGATTGAAAGACGCGCTGCTGGGGAGAATCCTTCGCGAGCATCAGCGCCTCCAAGATCGAGCCGTTGCCCTTCAGCAACAGTCTCCAAAGGAGAAGATCAGGCGCAAACGCCAGGAACTGACCCAAAAACATCAGTTGCTCAAGGCGCTTTCACCGGAACGCTGGCTGAAACGCGGCTTGGCCCTCATCAGCAACAAAGCCGGAGATCCCATTTCAGGCCTGGAATCGGTCAAGATCGGTGATCAGCTCAACATTCGGATGAGCGACGGAAGCCTTGAGGCCCGGGTCGAACAGATCCAGCCCAGTGCACCCAACACCACCTCCTGA
- the xseB gene encoding exodeoxyribonuclease VII small subunit: protein MSKRQVHKEHHDHIEAWRKDAEVLSYEEALQALDLLLAELQSDSVPLADLQQKVLHGEVYLSRCQTLLDSVEQSIVELDPTTLKAANDA, encoded by the coding sequence ATGAGCAAGCGTCAAGTCCATAAAGAACACCATGACCACATCGAGGCGTGGCGCAAGGATGCCGAAGTCCTGAGCTACGAAGAAGCCCTGCAGGCTCTTGATCTGCTGCTTGCTGAGCTGCAGAGCGACAGCGTTCCCTTGGCAGACTTGCAGCAAAAAGTGCTCCACGGCGAGGTTTATCTGAGCCGTTGCCAGACCCTGCTCGACAGCGTCGAACAGTCGATTGTCGAGCTCGATCCCACAACCCTCAAAGCTGCGAACGATGCGTAA